The Agromyces sp. G08B096 DNA window GCACGTCGGGCCGGGTGGCCACGGCGCGCGCGAGCGCGACGCGCTGCTGCTGGCCGCCCGAGAGCTGCCCCGGACGGCGCTCGATCAGCCCCTGCAGCGAGAGCCCGTCGGCGACCTTCGAGGCCGTCGCCCGGCGTTCGTCGCGCTTCACGCGCTTGATCCGCAGGGGGTAGGCGATGTTGTCGGCGACATCCATGTGCGGGAACAGCGCGTAGTCCTGGAAGACCATCGCGACGCCGCGCTCGCCCGGCTCGGCGTTCGTCACGTCGCGGTCGCCGATCACGAGCGAGCCGCCCGTGATCGCCTCGAGGCCTGCGATGGAGCGCAGCAGCGTCGTCTTGCCGCAGCCCGAGGGGCCGAGCAGCGCGAAGAACTCGCCGTCGCGGATCTCGACGTCGATCTCGTCGACGCCGCGGACGCCTCCGGGGTACTCCTTGACGAGTTGAGTGGCGGTGATGCCGGCCATCAGGACTTGATACCTCCATGGAAGCGGAAACCGTAACGACGGTTGACGACGAAGTAGATGATGAGCACCGGTGCCGAGAACAGCAGGGCGAACGTCGAGATGAGGCGGAGATCGGCCTGGCCGCTCTCCGTGTAGAAGGTGTACATGAGCACGGCCGCCGGCTGCAGGTCGGGGCTGCGGAGCAGGATGAAGGGCACCAGGAAGTTGCCCCACACCTGCACGATGGTCCAGATCGCGATGAAGGCCAGTCCCGGGCGGGCGATCGGGGCGACCACGTCCTTCAGGATCCGGAACGGCCCAGCGCCGTAGAGCCGCGCCGACTCCTCGTAGGACTTCGGGATGGAGTCCATGAAGTCCTTCAGGATGAAGATGACGGTGGGCAGGATGCCTCCGGCCAGCACGAGCAGCACGCCCACGTAGTTGTTGATGAGGCCGAGCTGGGTGATGATCTGGAACGTCGGCACCATGGCGGCCGTGCCCGTCACGATCGACGAGAGCAGCAGCAGCCCGTAGAGGATGCCGTCGCGTCCGGGGATCCGGATGCGCGACATCGCGTACGCCGCGAGGGCGCCGAGCACGACCACCACGATCATGGTGCCGACGCCGAGGATCAGCGAGTTGCCGATCGAGCGCAGCGCGTAGGGGTTCTCGGCGAGCCTGGCGAAGTTGTCGAGCGTCCAGTCGGGCCACTCGAGCGATAGCGACGGCGTCGCGTCGAACGGCGCGAGCACGAGCCAGACCATCGGCAGCGCGAACAGCACGCCCACGAGCGCCATGAGCACCGCGAACAGGACTCGCGAGACGTAGTGCCGGACGGTGCGGTTGCGGGCGACGGTCTTCACGGGCCCGGTCTTCACGGGTGTCGCGGTCATCGCTTCCTCCTCCCCTGCGCCACGCGCACGTACCCGAGCGCGATGACCAGGTTGATCAGCAGCATGATGAGCGAGATCGCGGCGCCGAGGCCGAGCTGGCCGCCGGGGATCGCCGTCTCGTAGATGTACACCGAGAGGATCTCGGTCTTGCCGTTCGGCCCGCCCGCCGTCACGAGGTACGGGGTGAACGTGTTGAACGTCCAGAGGGTGATGAGCAGCGTGTTCGTGAGGATGTGGCCCTTGATGTTCGGCACGATCACGTCGCGCAGCTGCTGCCAGCCCGAGGCGCCGACCATCTTCGCGCTCTCGATCTGCGACGGGGGCACGGCGCTGAGCGCCGAGGAGAACAGCTGCATGGAGAACGCGGTGCCGACCCAGATGTTGAAGACGATGATCGCCTCCATCGGGTGGTCGATGAGCCAGGCGGTGCCCTCGGTGCCGAGCAATGCGTTCACGGTGCCCGAGCGCCGGTCGAGGAGCGCGAGCCAGAGGAACGAGGCCACCGATGCGGGGATGACCCACGCCGCGAGCACGAGTCCCTCGATGAGCGCCTTCGCCCAGCCGCGGATGTTGCGCACGCTCCAGGCGAGCCCGAACCCGATGAGGGTCTGGCCGACGATGCCCGAGGCGATCACGAAGATCAGCGTGAGCCAGAGCGAGTTCCAGAACGACGGGTCGGTGAGCGCCTCGACGTAGTTGTCGAGGCCGACGAAGTCGGGCGACGCAGCCTGCAGGCCCGTCAACCGGTAGTCGGTCATGCCGAGCCAGATCGTCCACACCGCAGGGAACAGCAGGAAGACGCCGATGATGATGAGGGCGGGGGCGACGAAGAGCCCGGCTCTGGCGGTGCCGAGCCCGGCGACGTCGTCGGCCCGCCGCCGGCGGGGAGCGATCGCGCTCCCCGCCGGCGTGGTGGTGCCGGTCGTCATCAGTCGCCCGAGACCGCGTCGTCTCCGACGATGTCCTTCACCGAGTCGACGTAGGCCGACATCGCGTCGTCGACGCTGCCGCCCGAGACGACGTCGAGGGTCGCCTGCTGCAGGGCCGTCGAGACCTGCGGGTAGGCGGCCAGCGGCGGACGGTACGCCGTGATCGGCAGGACCTCTTCGCTGACGTAGGTGAGCATCGGGTCCTCGGCGAGGATCTCGTCGTTCACGTCGGTGCGCGGCGTGATCGAGATCGTCGTGGCGTTGCGCGCCTCGTACGCCTCGGCCGAGTTCATGAACGCCAGCAGCTCCCACGCGAGCTCAGGGTGCTCGCTGTTCGGGTTCAGCACGCGGCCCGTGCCGCCGGACATCGAGACGAAGTCCTGGTCCTTGATGCCGGAGCCCGGCTCCATCGCGGGGATCTTCGTGTACCCGACGGCGGTGTCGCGGTCGGCCATCGGCGCGGTGCCGATGCCCTCGGCGGGGTTGATGACGCTCCGCCAGAAGTAGTCGCCCTCGAGCAGGATGCCGATCTGGTTCGACGCGAACAGCTGGAACGAGGTGTCGCGGCCGGCCGCCTCCTGCTGGAGCACGGCGTCGCCGAGGCCCTCGTCGACGTAGATCGTGCGGTACAGGTCGAGCACGTCGCGGAGGCCCTGGGTGTCGCCCACCCACTTGCCGTCCTCGTAGACCTGCTCGCCCGTGCCGACGAGCAGCGGCAGCAGGCCCTGCATCGTGGTGGCCTCGCCCATGGCGGTGCCGGCGTTCAGCTGGATCGGCGTGACGCCCTCGAGCTGCTTCAGGTCGCGGGCGGCGTCGAGCACGTCGTCCCAGCTCTCGGGCTGCCAGTCGGCCGGGAGGCCGGCCTGCGCGAACAGGGTCTTGTTGTAGTAGAGCACCCGGCCGTCCGCACCCTGGGGCACGCCGTAGCGCTGGTCGTCGAACGAGAGCGCGGCCTGTACGGCCTCGGGGATCTGGTCCCAGCCGTCCCACGAGTCGACCGCGTCGCCCGCGACATCCGCCAGCGGCTCGATGTAGCCGGCCTCGGCGAACTCGCCGACCCAGATGCCGTCCATGCCGATGATGTCGGCACCCTCGCCCGACTGCAGGTCGAGCGCGATCTTCGTCTTGTAGTTCTCGTCGTCGACGCCCTGGGGCTCGAACTCGACGGTGACGTCGCGCCCGTCCTCCTCCATCGCCGCCTCGAACTCGGGGATCACCCAGTCGGCGATCCAGTCGGCCTCGGCGGCGTTCTTGCCGCCGGTGATGGCGTTGGTGGTGATGGTGAGCGTGACGGGACCGTCTTCGGTCGCCTCGGGCTGCTCGCCGGAGCATCCGGCGAGGACGAGCGCGCCCGCGGTCGCGACGGCGAAAGCCGCCACGGCGCTGCGCCTGCTGCGGTGGATCATCTTCGACCTCTTTCTCGGTGGACCCTCGGGGGCGAGGGGTGGTGCCTCAGGGTGGATCAGGTCTCGGTGGGTGCCGACGGGTTCGGCGCTGCGGCCGCCTCCGCGCCGGACGGGAGCGGCGTGCCGGCCGCCTCCGCGATGGCTCGGATCATCCGCTGCCCGACGAGGATGTCCGCGGCGGCGGCATCGACCGACGGGCCGTCCGACGGGCGGCCTTCGAGCAGGTCGGCGAAGGCGCGGAGCTCGCGCTCGAACGCCTCCTCCTGCATGAAGCGGGTCTCGGCGATGCGGCTGCCGAGCGGGGCGACGCCGTCGACGACGGTCAGCACGGTGGGGGCGTTCAGCACGTACGGCACGGCGAAGCGGAGCGAGATGCTGCCCTGCTCGTGGTGGAACGTCGCGGTCTCGCGGTACTCCGGGTACTCGGGGATGAAGTGCCAGTCGATGGCCCACGGCACGTCCGGCTGCTCGGCGAGCCGTCCGCCGAGCGAGACCGACCCGGGGAATCCGGCCCAGTGGGCGGCCCGGTCGACGGCGCCGATGCCGCCGACGAGGTGTCGCAGCAGGCCGATATCGTGGATCACCGAGCCGAGCACCACATTCGGGTACAGCTTCGCGAGCGGCTCCTCGGTGGTGCCGATCGCGTGGAGGATGATCTCAGAGGTCTGCGCCATGAGCGCGGCGATCGTCTGCTCGGGCACATCGGCGGGCGGCGCCGCGAGGTTCGCGAAGGCGAGCTGCGCCCCGTCGGCCGGGTGCAGCACCTCGACCTGCACGTGCCGCAGGCGCACGTTCGCGAGCAGTTCGCGCGCCATCTCCGACGCGGGGTCGTGCTCCTTCATATAGCCGACGCGCACCCAGTCGGCCGGGTCGCGCCCGGCCTCCGCGGCGGTGGCCCGCAGGCGTTCGATCTCGGCGAGTGAGAAGGCGAGCGGCTTCTCGGCGAGCACTCGGATGCCTGCGGCGACGAGCCGCTCGACGTCGGGCGCGTGCGAGCCCGAGGTCGCGAGGACGACGCCGTCGACGGCGACGGCGCCCTCCGCCACCGCGGCCAGCAGCTCGTCGATGGAGCCGAAGGCTGCGACGGCGCCGCCGTGCGCGGCCGCGATGGCGCGCGCCCGGTCGCGCGACAGGTCGACGACGGCGGCGAGCTCGAGCCGTTCGGCGTTCCGGCGGATGAGGGGCAGGTGCACGCTCTGGCTGATCGCGCCGAGACCGACGACGGCGACGCGGGGCCGCGAGCCGGCGGTCATGCGAACCACCGCCGGAGGCGCTCGCGGTTGGCGACCTGGTCGGCGCGAGCGCGCTCGACGTCGGCGGCGTCCTGCAGGATCACGTCCTGCTCGACGACGAGCCAGCCGTCGTAGCCCGACTCGACGATCGCGTCGACGATCCGGTCGACGTCGAGGTCTCCGTCGCCGAGCGCGACGAAGACGCGGCGCTGCCAGATCTCCCGCATCGGGTCGTCGGTGCCCGCCGCTCGGCGGAGCACCCCGCGGTCGGCGTCCTTCAGGTGGATGTGGTTGATGCGCTCGCGCCACCGCGGGAAGTCGGTCACCGGATCACCGCCGCCGATGAGGAGGTGCCCGGTGTCGAACGTGAGCCCGATATCGGTGTCGGCGAGGAGCCGCTCGATCTCGTGGGGCGTCTCGACGTACGTGCTGGCGTGGTGGTGGAAGGTCGGCTCGAGTCCGGCGGCGCGGGTGCGGTCGGCCGCGCGCTGCACGCGATCGGCAAACCGGTGCCAGGCGTCGCCGTCGAGCTCGAGCTCGGGCGCACCGCCCGGACGGGCCTTGCGCTCGGGCGAGCCGGAGTCGGCGATCGTGGGCTTCGGCAGGCGGTCGGGGTCGGCGTCCGCCGCGGCCCGGAACAGCTCGAGCGCGGAGTCGAGTCCGCGCATGCCGTGGTCGAACTCCTCGTCGGTGCCGGAGAAGGGCAGGTCGACCCAGCCGCCGGCGAGACCCAGTCCGTGGCGGCGGAGCAGCGCCGGCAGGCTCTCGCGGTCGCCGAACAGCCCGCTCGGGCCGAGATCGACGCCGTCGTAGCCCGCCTCGGCGACCCAGGCGGCGAGTTGCTCGCCATCGGGCAGGGGCACGAGGTCGGGGCGCGACAGTTCGAAGACGCCGTAGCTCACAGGCGCGTTCGCGGTGCGGATCACGTGGGTCCTCTCGACATCGGCGTCGCAGCTCCGCGACTCCGGCGACCACGTTACTAGGTTCTGACATATTTACAACCGCATGTCAGATCTTCATCTCCGCGCCATCCCGCGTTCGGGCCGCGGGCGTGGCGCCCGCCCGGCTCAGGCCGTCGGCGGATCTTCGTGGAGGTCGGCGTCGGGCGCCGCGAGCACCCACCTGGTGAAGCGCACCTCGAGCCCCTGACGCATGGGCGCGCACACCAGCGGCCCCGCCTCCGCTCGTGCCGGCAGGGCCGCGAACGGGGCGACGCGGATGGTCCGCCACGGCCCGTCGCCGGCCCGCGCGCGGAGGACCACCGCGTCGGCCGACCGGCTGGCCCGCACCGTGATCACCTGGCCCGCCCAGTCGGGCACCGGCGCGAGGGACCAGTCGGAGACGCGGTCGGTGACCACGGCCCCGACGTGCGGCACGCCGTCGTTCAGCTCGATGCCCGCCTTGATCCACCGGTCCTCCCCGGCACGGAGGAAGATGCCGGCCTGGTCGTACAGCTCGGTGAGCGCCGACGAGTCGAACGCCACCTCCATCGCCGCATCGGCCGGCCACTCGGTGAGCAGGCCGTGCCCGTCGTCGTGCAGGAAGCCGTAGTACGTGGTGCGCCAGTAGTCGCTGCCCTCGGCCGCGGCGACGACGAGGTCGTCATCGTCGATGCGCGCGGCGACGGGCTCACGGGTCCAGGTGCCGGCCGTCCAGTGGACGGCCTCGGTCTCACGGGTCATCCCGCCACGCTAGCGCCGACACCCGACGCGCCCGCCAGCCCTCAGCCCACGAACCCCGCGAACGGGTCGTCGAGCTCCTCGCGGCGCCGCTCGGCACGACGGACGGCGAGATCGAGGTCGAGCGCGAGTTCGCGCATCCGCTCGTAGCGGGCGAGCTCGTACTCGGCGTCGACCTCGATCTCGGGCCACTCGCGGTCGAGGCGCTGCTCGATGACCTCGGCGACTTCCTCCCAGGCGGCGTCGCGCGCGCGGGCGGCGAACGCGGCGAGGTACTCGGGGTCTTCGCGCAGCTGCCAGAGGCGCTTGGCGATCTCGGCGTACACCTTCTCGCGCCGGCGCAGGTTCAGCACGTCCGCGCGATGGTAGTCGTGCTGATGCGTCGAGCGGCCGTCGCGGTTGGAGGCGGCGGCGCGCTCCTCCTGCGAGAGCTCGGCGGTCTCGTCGGCCTCCTGGACGAGCTCGTACAGGACCTCGCGTGCGGCGGCGGCGGCGCGCTGGTCGTCGTAGGGCTCCTCGCCGCGGAGCGCCTGCACGATGAACCGGTTCTTCAGGGCGAGGCGCCCGGCGGCCTCGGCCATCATCAGGCCGTCGTCGACCATGTCGTCGAACGAGGCGGGCGGCACCTCGGGGAGGGCGGTGCGATCGAATGGCTTGAACTTCGCGCGCCTGCGCCCGCGCAGTCGTGAGAACCAGCCCACTCCGATCACCTCCCCGACGCTCGCTCGCCGCTCGGCCATACGATCGCGTCGACGACGATCGCGACATCGAGCCTAGCGAGGCGCGCCGACGGTCGCAGAGGCGGCGCGGCCCGGCGCGTCAGGGGCAGTGCAACTGGGTCCGCGGAGCGGTGCGGTCGATCACATGCTCGGACATGGGCTTGCCGCAGAGCGGGCATCCCGGTGCTGCGGCGGGCTGGGCGGGCTCGTCGTAGGGGCCGAGGGGCGGCGGGCCGATCCAGGGCAGCAGCTTCGCATTGAGCCGGTCGATGAGCCCGGCGTAGCCCTTCCGGCGTGCGGGGGCGCTCGGGGAGGGCTCGGCCGGGTCGGCGTCGCGTGATCGCATATGGTTAGTGTACTAACTATTCGCCCGAACGTCATACTGGAGCCATGGCAACGCAGACCACCACCGAGCGAGCGGATGCCGCGCACGAGGCATCCGTCGACCTGCTCGCCCTCGAGAACCAGGTGTGCTTCGCCCTCGCCGTCGCCGCCCGCGGCGTCATCGGCGTGTACCGGCCCATCCTCGAACCGCTCGGCCTCACCCACCCGCAGTACCTCGTCATGCTCGCGCTCTGGCAGCGAAGCCCGCGCACCGTGCGCGACCTCGGCGCCGCGCTGCAGCTCGAGCCCGCGACGCTCTCCCCGCTGCTGAAGCGGCTCGAGGCGCAGGGCTATGTGACCCGGCGGCGGAGCGCCCGCGACGAGCGCGCCCTCGACGTCGAGCTCACGCCGGCCGGGCGGGCGCTCCGGGAACGCGCGCTGGAGATCCCGCCGCAGGTCGTCGATCGCCTCGGGATGAGCCTCGACGAGCTCGGTGCGCTGCGCGACCGCCTCACCGACGTGATCGCCGCGGTCCAGCGCAGCGCCTGACCCGCCGGGTCGTCACGACTCGGGATCGAAGCCCGCGACCCGTCCCTCGGGCGACGGGAACTTCGCCACGAGGCTCGCGTCCTTGCCGCCGTAGCCCTCGTCGATCAGCCGCCGGAACTGCTCCAGCGCGATCGCGGCCGCCGGCGTCCGCAGTCCGGATGCCTCCGCCGCGGCGAGCGCGAAGGAGAGGTCCTTCTCCGCGAGCGCGGTGGTGAAGGTCGCCTCGTAGCCCCGGTTCGCGGGGCTCGTCGGCACGACCCCGGGCGCCGGATACCAGGTGCGGAGCGGCCACGACTCCCCCGACGACACCGACGCCACCTCGAAGAAGCGCTTCGCATCGAGTCCGAGCGACGCCGCGAGCTGCGCCCCCTCGGCGACGCCGAGCAGCGACACGAACAGCATGAGGTTGTTCGCGAGCTTCGCGGCGATGCCGAGCGTCGGGCCTCCGAGGTCGAACACGTGCCCCGCCATGGGCTCGACGAGGGGCCTGGCCGCGTCGACCGCGTCGGCGCTGCCGCCGAGCATGAAGGTCAGCGACCCCGCGATCGCACCCGGGATGCCGCCGGAGATCGGCGAGTCGACGAACCGGAAGCCGCGTGCGGCCGACTGCTCGTGGCACCACCGCGACGTCTCGACGTCGACGGTCGAGGTGTCGAGCAGCAGGGCACCGGGCTCGGCGGTCGCCCACACACCGCCGGTCGCGTCGTACACCTGGCGCACGTGCTCGTTGCGGGGCAGCGAGGTGAACACCGCCCCGGCGCCCGCGACGGCGTCGGCGATGGACTCCCGCACCCGAACGCCGGCCGCTTCCGCCGCCTCGAGCGCGGCCCGGTCGAGGTCGAACCCGCGGACCTCATGGCCCGCCTCGACGAGGTGGGCCGACATCGGCCCGCCCATGTGCCCGAGCCCGATCCACGCGATGACCGCCATGGCGCCTCCTCGACTGCAGTGTCGTCGGCCCCACGCTACGACGCCGGCCGCACCGCCGCCAGGGTCGGACCCGTCAGCCGGCGAGCTGCTCGACGAACGCGAGCGGCACGCCGCGGCGCTCCGGGTCGGCCGCGGAGGCCGCCGCGGCGACGAAGCCGTCCCGGCGCACCAGGTACACCCGATCGGCGCGCAGCCGGCCCTGCACGTCGGGCGGGAACACGTGCCATTCGAGCCCTAGATCGCGCGCGATGCGCTCGGCCAGGTCGGCGGATGCCCCGTACCCGTGCACCTGCCAGGTGAGGTGCCGCAGCGGGACGTGGTTTCCGCCGGTCCACGGCAGCCGGAGGCCCACCGCCGGGTCGGCGGCGCCGCGCGTCGGCGGGGACATCCGATAGCGGATGCGGGTCTGCGAGACGTAGCCGAACAGACGCCGACCGCCGATGAGCCGGGGCAGCACCCGGATCATGAGCGGGCCGATCCTGGGCAGGACGCGGCCGCGCACGAACCGCGCC harbors:
- a CDS encoding carbohydrate ABC transporter permease, with translation MTATPVKTGPVKTVARNRTVRHYVSRVLFAVLMALVGVLFALPMVWLVLAPFDATPSLSLEWPDWTLDNFARLAENPYALRSIGNSLILGVGTMIVVVVLGALAAYAMSRIRIPGRDGILYGLLLLSSIVTGTAAMVPTFQIITQLGLINNYVGVLLVLAGGILPTVIFILKDFMDSIPKSYEESARLYGAGPFRILKDVVAPIARPGLAFIAIWTIVQVWGNFLVPFILLRSPDLQPAAVLMYTFYTESGQADLRLISTFALLFSAPVLIIYFVVNRRYGFRFHGGIKS
- a CDS encoding sugar ABC transporter permease; amino-acid sequence: MTTGTTTPAGSAIAPRRRRADDVAGLGTARAGLFVAPALIIIGVFLLFPAVWTIWLGMTDYRLTGLQAASPDFVGLDNYVEALTDPSFWNSLWLTLIFVIASGIVGQTLIGFGLAWSVRNIRGWAKALIEGLVLAAWVIPASVASFLWLALLDRRSGTVNALLGTEGTAWLIDHPMEAIIVFNIWVGTAFSMQLFSSALSAVPPSQIESAKMVGASGWQQLRDVIVPNIKGHILTNTLLITLWTFNTFTPYLVTAGGPNGKTEILSVYIYETAIPGGQLGLGAAISLIMLLINLVIALGYVRVAQGRRKR
- a CDS encoding extracellular solute-binding protein, with protein sequence MIHRSRRSAVAAFAVATAGALVLAGCSGEQPEATEDGPVTLTITTNAITGGKNAAEADWIADWVIPEFEAAMEEDGRDVTVEFEPQGVDDENYKTKIALDLQSGEGADIIGMDGIWVGEFAEAGYIEPLADVAGDAVDSWDGWDQIPEAVQAALSFDDQRYGVPQGADGRVLYYNKTLFAQAGLPADWQPESWDDVLDAARDLKQLEGVTPIQLNAGTAMGEATTMQGLLPLLVGTGEQVYEDGKWVGDTQGLRDVLDLYRTIYVDEGLGDAVLQQEAAGRDTSFQLFASNQIGILLEGDYFWRSVINPAEGIGTAPMADRDTAVGYTKIPAMEPGSGIKDQDFVSMSGGTGRVLNPNSEHPELAWELLAFMNSAEAYEARNATTISITPRTDVNDEILAEDPMLTYVSEEVLPITAYRPPLAAYPQVSTALQQATLDVVSGGSVDDAMSAYVDSVKDIVGDDAVSGD
- a CDS encoding Gfo/Idh/MocA family oxidoreductase; this translates as MTAGSRPRVAVVGLGAISQSVHLPLIRRNAERLELAAVVDLSRDRARAIAAAHGGAVAAFGSIDELLAAVAEGAVAVDGVVLATSGSHAPDVERLVAAGIRVLAEKPLAFSLAEIERLRATAAEAGRDPADWVRVGYMKEHDPASEMARELLANVRLRHVQVEVLHPADGAQLAFANLAAPPADVPEQTIAALMAQTSEIILHAIGTTEEPLAKLYPNVVLGSVIHDIGLLRHLVGGIGAVDRAAHWAGFPGSVSLGGRLAEQPDVPWAIDWHFIPEYPEYRETATFHHEQGSISLRFAVPYVLNAPTVLTVVDGVAPLGSRIAETRFMQEEAFERELRAFADLLEGRPSDGPSVDAAAADILVGQRMIRAIAEAAGTPLPSGAEAAAAPNPSAPTET
- a CDS encoding TIM barrel protein, whose product is MIRTANAPVSYGVFELSRPDLVPLPDGEQLAAWVAEAGYDGVDLGPSGLFGDRESLPALLRRHGLGLAGGWVDLPFSGTDEEFDHGMRGLDSALELFRAAADADPDRLPKPTIADSGSPERKARPGGAPELELDGDAWHRFADRVQRAADRTRAAGLEPTFHHHASTYVETPHEIERLLADTDIGLTFDTGHLLIGGGDPVTDFPRWRERINHIHLKDADRGVLRRAAGTDDPMREIWQRRVFVALGDGDLDVDRIVDAIVESGYDGWLVVEQDVILQDAADVERARADQVANRERLRRWFA
- a CDS encoding DUF1349 domain-containing protein gives rise to the protein MTRETEAVHWTAGTWTREPVAARIDDDDLVVAAAEGSDYWRTTYYGFLHDDGHGLLTEWPADAAMEVAFDSSALTELYDQAGIFLRAGEDRWIKAGIELNDGVPHVGAVVTDRVSDWSLAPVPDWAGQVITVRASRSADAVVLRARAGDGPWRTIRVAPFAALPARAEAGPLVCAPMRQGLEVRFTRWVLAAPDADLHEDPPTA
- a CDS encoding asparagine synthase translates to MAERRASVGEVIGVGWFSRLRGRRRAKFKPFDRTALPEVPPASFDDMVDDGLMMAEAAGRLALKNRFIVQALRGEEPYDDQRAAAAAREVLYELVQEADETAELSQEERAAASNRDGRSTHQHDYHRADVLNLRRREKVYAEIAKRLWQLREDPEYLAAFAARARDAAWEEVAEVIEQRLDREWPEIEVDAEYELARYERMRELALDLDLAVRRAERRREELDDPFAGFVG
- a CDS encoding MarR family transcriptional regulator, translated to MATQTTTERADAAHEASVDLLALENQVCFALAVAARGVIGVYRPILEPLGLTHPQYLVMLALWQRSPRTVRDLGAALQLEPATLSPLLKRLEAQGYVTRRRSARDERALDVELTPAGRALRERALEIPPQVVDRLGMSLDELGALRDRLTDVIAAVQRSA
- a CDS encoding NAD(P)-binding domain-containing protein; the encoded protein is MAVIAWIGLGHMGGPMSAHLVEAGHEVRGFDLDRAALEAAEAAGVRVRESIADAVAGAGAVFTSLPRNEHVRQVYDATGGVWATAEPGALLLDTSTVDVETSRWCHEQSAARGFRFVDSPISGGIPGAIAGSLTFMLGGSADAVDAARPLVEPMAGHVFDLGGPTLGIAAKLANNLMLFVSLLGVAEGAQLAASLGLDAKRFFEVASVSSGESWPLRTWYPAPGVVPTSPANRGYEATFTTALAEKDLSFALAAAEASGLRTPAAAIALEQFRRLIDEGYGGKDASLVAKFPSPEGRVAGFDPES